A window of Veillonellales bacterium contains these coding sequences:
- a CDS encoding MmgE/PrpD family protein gives MTLTTKLATYFSQLEYDQLPETVAEKAKENIIDTLAGAIPAVNLADVKGITDTLKHYDRQDDCALWGTNRRASVPMAALINGTAAHALEMDDFHPQGKCHMGVVVIPGALALGEEQKISGKQLLTAVATGYEVGLRVAIAVGTASHRLRGWHATSSCGVFGAAASAANILGLNTAQTVSALGLAGTQASGLWAFMEDGAGNKKFHGGHAAEAGVISALLAKGGMTGPSAILEASDGGFFRATSDEYNCDTVIERLGEHWNVLRVGRKPYACCRSMHLSIDGVLELRKEENIKPEDIEKIDVYTYEIGVKQCGTFQVPKNRFEATFSIPYGIAAAFFDGTAGTCQFTEERIRDPKLLELCGRISVHSSDKYTAAYPAKWGCEMKVRTRDGREFTKIIWNGKGGPDNPLTRDDLILKFKSLAGQILSDKRMDEIVNTIYNLEEIKDVSQLTGLLVP, from the coding sequence ATGACATTAACAACAAAGCTGGCGACCTATTTTTCTCAATTGGAGTATGATCAATTACCCGAAACAGTGGCTGAAAAAGCGAAAGAAAACATCATTGATACGTTGGCAGGAGCTATTCCGGCGGTTAATTTAGCAGATGTAAAGGGAATCACCGATACCCTGAAGCACTATGACCGGCAGGATGACTGTGCCCTATGGGGGACCAATCGGCGAGCGTCTGTGCCAATGGCTGCTTTGATTAATGGTACCGCAGCTCATGCGCTGGAAATGGATGACTTTCATCCCCAAGGTAAGTGCCATATGGGAGTAGTTGTTATTCCCGGGGCGCTTGCGTTGGGAGAAGAACAAAAGATTTCAGGAAAGCAGTTGCTTACCGCAGTGGCTACTGGCTATGAGGTCGGTCTTCGTGTTGCCATTGCAGTAGGTACGGCTTCTCATCGCCTTAGGGGCTGGCATGCGACATCTTCTTGCGGAGTTTTTGGCGCTGCCGCCAGCGCGGCAAACATATTAGGCCTTAACACCGCTCAGACTGTGAGCGCTTTGGGCCTTGCCGGTACCCAGGCCAGCGGGTTGTGGGCGTTTATGGAGGATGGAGCGGGGAACAAGAAGTTTCATGGTGGTCATGCCGCAGAAGCGGGAGTAATATCAGCTTTGCTGGCAAAGGGCGGTATGACCGGGCCGAGCGCAATTTTGGAAGCCAGCGACGGCGGCTTTTTCCGTGCGACATCGGATGAATATAATTGTGACACTGTTATCGAGCGTTTGGGGGAACATTGGAATGTGCTGCGCGTGGGTCGAAAACCGTATGCTTGCTGCCGCAGCATGCATCTTTCGATTGATGGTGTTTTGGAGTTGCGTAAAGAGGAAAATATTAAACCAGAAGATATTGAAAAAATTGATGTATATACTTACGAAATCGGTGTGAAGCAATGCGGGACTTTCCAAGTACCAAAAAATAGATTCGAAGCGACATTCTCGATTCCCTATGGCATTGCCGCCGCATTTTTTGACGGTACCGCCGGCACTTGCCAGTTTACCGAAGAACGAATCAGAGACCCCAAACTGCTAGAATTGTGCGGCCGTATCTCAGTGCACAGTTCGGACAAGTATACAGCTGCTTATCCGGCCAAATGGGGTTGTGAAATGAAGGTACGTACCCGTGATGGACGGGAATTTACCAAGATTATTTGGAATGGCAAAGGCGGTCCGGATAATCCATTGACCAGAGATGATCTGATTTTGAAATTCAAGAGCCTGGCAGGCCAAATCCTTTCGGACAAAAGAATGGATGAGATTGTAAACACGATATACAATTTGGAAGAAATAAAAGATGTCTCGCAATTGACCGGACTACTTGTGCCATAG
- a CDS encoding chromate transporter, protein MMNANLALRQKHKVSLWNILIGYLKISLASFGGSLSAWAQLIVVEERKWLTDEEFLSSFALCRILPGPNQVNFAIYVGLRLRGASGALAALSGLIVVPFFIVVTAGIAYFHFQNIQSVVAALKEMSAVAVGMTLGMGVKLSQRYNFTLWTFCLMLTSFFTVGVLRWPLLPVLAVLIPLSVLVCWRNTVKTNTKEKADE, encoded by the coding sequence ATGATGAATGCCAATCTCGCCTTACGACAAAAGCACAAAGTAAGTTTATGGAATATCCTGATCGGCTATCTTAAAATATCGTTAGCTAGTTTTGGGGGTAGCCTTTCTGCCTGGGCACAATTAATTGTCGTGGAAGAACGCAAATGGTTAACCGATGAAGAGTTCCTTTCATCTTTTGCGCTATGCCGTATTTTACCTGGTCCAAATCAAGTTAACTTTGCTATTTATGTGGGCCTGCGCCTTAGAGGGGCTTCAGGGGCTTTAGCCGCTTTGTCCGGCCTCATTGTCGTGCCCTTTTTTATTGTAGTTACAGCGGGAATTGCTTATTTTCATTTTCAAAATATACAGAGCGTAGTTGCAGCTCTAAAAGAAATGTCTGCGGTAGCAGTTGGAATGACTCTAGGCATGGGAGTAAAGTTGTCTCAGCGATATAATTTTACTCTATGGACGTTTTGCCTGATGCTGACCTCTTTTTTTACAGTGGGCGTGCTTCGTTGGCCTCTTTTGCCGGTACTGGCAGTGTTAATTCCTTTAAGTGTTTTGGTATGCTGGCGTAATACTGTTAAAACTAACACAAAGGAAAAAGCAGATGAATAG
- a CDS encoding methyl-accepting chemotaxis protein: MKSIQTKLTVTILMIFLVAMSALGGLNYWRARTIITENLNRDITEKAINSANDVGDWMEARKAELLIMSVEPLVQSGDFEAIAPFLSNVVQTYKVYDSIGYVKPDGTFINSFGKHDSVADRDYFQRAIKGESFISDPVVSRSTGKSTTVVAIPVKTDGRVSGVLYGSINMEKISKKVLEIKVGQTGYAYVLQGDGVAIIHPDKEMAMKVNTVQDTNFPPILRSVNERVVKGEVGLASYEYAGVHKTVAFAPVPGAKWFLAIDVPTAEVTGVVSSLTTISLATIIVVLVITALIISWFARRIARPIQMLEAQANRIADGNISQIKLNVDSNDEIGRLGQSFERMTQNLRGLIQKVQGATEQVSASSEELTASAEQSTQAANQIATSITEVAAGANAQLEAANETSAVVEQMSAGIQQIAANANQVADQSAQATDKAKNGNKEVAKAVTQMQQIEDTVNTSAQVVAKLGERSKEIGQIVDTISGIAGQTNLLALNAAIEAARAGEQGRGFAVVAEEVRKLAEQSQDAAKKIAELIGEIQGETDKAVVAMNEGTQEVKTGADVVNAAGTAFREIMNVVTQVTDQVKEISAAIQQMATESQQIVGSVKKIDDLSKKSAGESQGVSAATEEQLASMEEIASSSQALAKLAQDLQGAVTKFRI, translated from the coding sequence ATGAAAAGTATTCAGACAAAGCTAACGGTTACTATTCTAATGATCTTTTTGGTAGCGATGAGTGCCTTAGGTGGTTTAAACTACTGGAGGGCGCGAACGATTATTACCGAAAATCTGAACAGGGACATTACCGAAAAGGCGATAAATTCTGCAAACGATGTTGGTGACTGGATGGAGGCACGAAAAGCGGAACTGTTGATCATGTCGGTGGAGCCGCTAGTCCAGAGTGGGGATTTTGAAGCGATTGCTCCCTTTTTAAGCAATGTTGTCCAAACCTACAAGGTATACGACAGCATCGGCTACGTTAAACCGGATGGAACATTTATTAATTCGTTTGGGAAACATGACAGTGTGGCGGATAGAGATTATTTTCAGCGAGCAATTAAGGGAGAATCGTTTATTTCCGATCCGGTGGTGTCCAGGTCTACCGGCAAATCGACAACGGTGGTGGCCATTCCTGTCAAAACGGACGGCAGGGTGAGTGGCGTACTCTACGGCTCCATTAATATGGAGAAGATCAGTAAGAAAGTATTGGAAATAAAAGTGGGGCAAACTGGTTATGCCTATGTCTTGCAGGGAGATGGTGTGGCTATTATTCATCCTGACAAGGAGATGGCAATGAAGGTTAATACCGTGCAAGACACTAATTTTCCGCCGATACTCCGTTCAGTCAATGAGCGTGTAGTCAAGGGGGAGGTGGGTTTAGCCAGCTATGAGTACGCGGGTGTTCACAAGACGGTAGCTTTTGCGCCGGTGCCGGGAGCTAAATGGTTTTTAGCGATCGATGTGCCAACGGCAGAGGTGACCGGGGTAGTATCGTCACTGACAACTATTTCATTAGCGACCATTATTGTTGTTTTGGTCATTACAGCGCTAATTATTTCGTGGTTTGCCCGTCGCATCGCCAGACCTATTCAGATGCTGGAGGCACAGGCCAATCGTATTGCTGATGGCAATATATCGCAGATAAAACTGAATGTTGATTCTAATGATGAGATCGGCCGACTGGGACAGAGTTTCGAGCGGATGACGCAAAATCTACGGGGACTCATCCAAAAGGTCCAAGGGGCTACCGAGCAGGTGTCGGCTTCGTCGGAAGAGCTGACCGCCAGCGCAGAACAATCAACCCAGGCGGCCAATCAGATTGCTACATCGATTACCGAAGTGGCCGCAGGGGCCAATGCGCAACTGGAAGCGGCCAACGAAACTTCCGCCGTAGTGGAGCAGATGTCGGCAGGCATCCAGCAGATAGCCGCAAATGCCAACCAGGTGGCCGATCAGTCGGCTCAGGCGACCGATAAAGCTAAAAATGGCAACAAAGAAGTGGCAAAAGCGGTCACACAGATGCAGCAAATCGAAGATACCGTCAACACCTCCGCCCAGGTTGTAGCTAAGCTGGGTGAACGGTCCAAGGAAATTGGCCAGATCGTGGACACCATTTCCGGCATTGCCGGGCAAACTAACCTATTGGCTTTAAATGCTGCTATTGAAGCCGCCCGGGCTGGTGAACAGGGACGGGGCTTTGCAGTGGTGGCGGAAGAAGTGCGGAAACTGGCCGAGCAGTCTCAGGATGCAGCTAAGAAGATTGCCGAACTCATTGGAGAAATCCAGGGAGAAACAGATAAAGCTGTTGTTGCTATGAACGAAGGTACGCAGGAGGTTAAGACAGGGGCCGACGTGGTCAATGCCGCAGGAACCGCTTTCAGGGAAATTATGAATGTGGTGACCCAGGTGACTGACCAAGTGAAAGAAATTTCGGCGGCTATTCAGCAAATGGCTACTGAAAGCCAGCAGATTGTTGGTTCGGTCAAAAAGATCGACGATCTTAGCAAAAAATCAGCAGGCGAGTCCCAGGGCGTTTCAGCAGCAACCGAAGAACAACTGGCCTCAATGGAGGAAATCGCGTCATCCAGCCAGGCATTGGCCAAGTTGGCCCAGGATCTACAAGGTGCGGTAACTAAATTTAGGATTTAG
- a CDS encoding aldolase/citrate lyase family protein, producing the protein MRLRRTMMFVPGNNPGMLTNAGIYGADTLMLDLEDSVAITEKDAARHLVCEALKTIDYPCEVGVRINHVNTDFG; encoded by the coding sequence ATGAGATTGCGTAGGACGATGATGTTTGTGCCGGGCAATAATCCGGGAATGCTGACCAATGCCGGCATCTACGGCGCCGATACCTTAATGCTGGATTTGGAGGATTCGGTAGCTATCACCGAAAAAGATGCCGCCCGGCATCTGGTTTGCGAGGCGCTGAAAACGATTGACTATCCCTGCGAAGTCGGGGTACGGATCAATCATGTCAATACGGATTTCGGCTA
- a CDS encoding chromate transporter — MNSIFFSLLILFGSLSLASIGGGNTVIPDIHREAVLVHHWLTDGEFIAAFAITQAAPGPGSLIVALVGWKAAGWPGAIVATIAMYGPSCTLTYVSSRLWLKFQNNRWQTAIEQGLAPISMGLIFASGWVIAQSIDTDWLAYLFIAFTIWNVVKMKLNPLWIMVVAAFTGIIEMLI; from the coding sequence ATGAATAGTATATTTTTTTCGCTGCTTATATTGTTTGGATCACTTTCGTTGGCATCAATAGGCGGCGGTAATACCGTTATTCCCGACATTCACCGGGAAGCTGTGCTCGTGCATCACTGGCTGACAGATGGCGAGTTTATAGCAGCATTCGCGATTACCCAAGCTGCACCGGGTCCCGGATCGTTAATAGTCGCTCTCGTCGGTTGGAAGGCTGCCGGCTGGCCTGGCGCTATTGTTGCGACAATAGCCATGTATGGCCCATCTTGCACACTTACCTACGTTAGCAGCCGCCTATGGCTAAAGTTCCAAAATAATCGTTGGCAAACAGCAATTGAGCAAGGACTTGCACCAATCTCCATGGGATTGATTTTTGCAAGCGGCTGGGTTATTGCGCAAAGTATTGATACGGATTGGCTGGCTTATCTGTTTATTGCGTTCACAATATGGAACGTAGTCAAAATGAAGCTAAACCCGTTATGGATTATGGTGGTTGCTGCATTTACAGGGATAATCGAAATGCTAATTTGA
- a CDS encoding MmgE/PrpD family protein → MSISELIAEYTLKFSLNDVPKEVREYAKLMIADSLGVAVAAYHLEYAIGVRKVVLDIASKPASTLWGTKQKVGIADAVLANAALIHGLDYDDTHVGGVVHPSASVVSTAFTVGEAAGASGKDILGAIICGYEIIIRLALAARGGFHDRGFHCTGIVAPFASACVAAKLLKLPKSVLINALGICGSQAAALQEFLHDGSWVKKIHPGWASHAGIYALLMAQNGLTGPYEVLEGEYGLYATHLGSVDGVKEAFGDLGQKWRTMEIGAKLYPICHMIHSFIDCVLDLQKKHSFTAAEVSQIECRIEKRCYHIVCVPEKAKKRPTTDYGMRFSLPYIVAMTMLKGKISPQEIDPKYMSEDAVKDMIDKIECVEDETVKNPGHFPGWVKVTLNDGTVYQQSQKYEKGAAENPIDEKDIILKYTNNVSPYLRPEQAVGLLKKIRQLDLLTEIGGLLDQMIME, encoded by the coding sequence ATGTCAATATCGGAATTGATTGCTGAGTATACCCTGAAATTTTCCTTAAATGATGTTCCGAAAGAGGTGAGGGAGTATGCAAAGCTAATGATAGCCGATTCGTTGGGAGTTGCTGTCGCTGCTTATCATCTGGAGTATGCAATAGGTGTCAGGAAGGTTGTATTGGATATCGCCAGCAAGCCGGCCAGTACTCTGTGGGGAACGAAGCAAAAAGTTGGGATAGCCGATGCGGTTTTGGCGAATGCAGCATTGATTCATGGTCTGGATTATGACGACACTCACGTAGGCGGAGTGGTTCATCCGAGTGCCAGTGTGGTTAGTACTGCTTTTACGGTAGGGGAGGCTGCTGGCGCCAGCGGCAAGGATATTTTAGGTGCAATTATTTGCGGCTATGAAATTATTATTCGCTTAGCACTGGCGGCACGGGGAGGATTTCATGACCGCGGGTTTCATTGCACCGGCATTGTGGCGCCGTTTGCGTCGGCTTGCGTGGCGGCAAAGCTGCTCAAACTGCCTAAGAGCGTACTGATCAATGCGCTCGGAATTTGCGGCAGTCAGGCTGCAGCACTGCAAGAATTCCTCCATGACGGATCATGGGTCAAGAAAATTCATCCGGGCTGGGCCAGTCATGCGGGAATATATGCTTTGTTGATGGCACAAAACGGTTTAACTGGTCCGTATGAAGTTTTGGAAGGGGAATACGGTCTTTATGCCACGCATCTCGGGTCGGTGGACGGCGTAAAGGAAGCTTTTGGTGATTTGGGCCAAAAATGGCGGACTATGGAAATTGGTGCGAAGCTTTATCCGATTTGCCATATGATTCATTCGTTTATCGATTGCGTGCTGGATCTTCAGAAGAAGCATAGCTTTACAGCAGCGGAAGTATCTCAGATTGAATGTCGTATCGAAAAACGCTGCTATCATATTGTCTGTGTGCCGGAAAAAGCAAAGAAAAGACCGACTACCGACTATGGCATGCGGTTCAGTTTGCCGTATATAGTGGCAATGACGATGCTAAAAGGGAAAATAAGTCCGCAGGAAATTGATCCTAAATATATGTCAGAAGATGCGGTCAAAGACATGATTGATAAGATCGAGTGCGTGGAGGATGAAACTGTCAAGAACCCCGGTCATTTCCCGGGATGGGTAAAAGTGACTCTCAATGATGGAACCGTGTATCAGCAGAGCCAAAAATATGAAAAGGGGGCTGCGGAAAATCCCATCGACGAAAAGGACATTATTCTAAAATATACAAATAATGTCAGCCCTTATTTGCGGCCGGAACAAGCCGTCGGACTCTTGAAGAAAATACGGCAGCTTGACTTGCTTACAGAAATTGGCGGGTTGCTGGATCAAATGATCATGGAATAA
- the dcuC gene encoding C4-dicarboxylate transporter DcuC — MFLFIGGVIVLATMYCLVRKYEPRMVLFVSGLTMAIISGDPLATFQSFSNSMHEYKLFEPIVAVMGFTVVMRVTECDQHLIHLLVNGLKRVGPALIPGATIVTFFINVSLTSAAGASAAAGSILIPLLMAAGVHPAMAAAAVFSGTFGSLLNPGFVHNVFVAEMAKTTPLNVIANDMVAIFVALGIIILNLVIVAYIRKENRGYEPPDSMAVTQGAEFKVSALKASIPVIPISILILGGTGVVPLFKPLSISHTMIIGTIIAFLVVRKSPGDVSSAFFKGMGDAFGNIFGIIICATIFVSGMNSLGMVKALTDAMISNPGFAKISSVFGPFIMAVMAGTGEAATLAFNKAVSVEAAKFGLQITDMGSAATIGGALGRTVSPITPGIIICSRFAGGVSPFEIIKRNGLGVLLAAIASLFLMLYK; from the coding sequence ATGTTTCTATTCATTGGCGGCGTGATTGTTTTAGCTACTATGTATTGTTTAGTACGAAAGTATGAACCCCGGATGGTCCTTTTTGTTAGTGGCCTTACAATGGCTATTATTTCTGGTGACCCGCTGGCAACATTCCAGTCGTTTTCCAACTCAATGCATGAGTATAAACTGTTCGAGCCAATCGTTGCTGTTATGGGATTTACTGTGGTTATGAGGGTTACAGAATGTGATCAGCATCTGATTCATCTGTTAGTGAACGGACTAAAAAGAGTTGGCCCCGCTCTTATACCCGGAGCTACTATTGTGACCTTTTTCATTAATGTGTCACTGACAAGCGCAGCAGGAGCTTCGGCTGCGGCTGGATCAATTTTAATTCCGTTACTTATGGCGGCGGGAGTACATCCGGCGATGGCCGCTGCGGCAGTATTCAGCGGCACGTTTGGTTCATTGCTCAATCCGGGTTTTGTTCATAATGTTTTTGTGGCTGAAATGGCTAAAACTACTCCGCTCAATGTAATCGCAAACGATATGGTTGCTATATTTGTGGCATTAGGCATAATCATTTTAAATCTGGTGATTGTTGCGTATATACGAAAGGAGAATAGGGGCTACGAACCACCAGATTCGATGGCGGTCACGCAGGGCGCAGAGTTTAAAGTTAGTGCTCTTAAAGCGAGTATTCCTGTAATTCCAATTTCAATTTTGATTTTGGGAGGTACGGGAGTAGTACCGCTTTTTAAACCGTTATCTATTTCACATACGATGATTATTGGTACAATTATCGCTTTCCTAGTTGTTCGTAAGAGTCCCGGTGATGTTTCCAGCGCCTTTTTTAAAGGAATGGGTGATGCTTTTGGGAATATTTTTGGCATTATTATTTGTGCAACCATTTTTGTTAGCGGCATGAACTCGTTAGGTATGGTAAAAGCACTGACAGATGCAATGATATCTAACCCCGGTTTTGCAAAAATCAGCTCGGTCTTTGGTCCGTTCATAATGGCTGTTATGGCGGGAACGGGAGAGGCGGCTACTTTGGCCTTCAATAAAGCTGTTTCAGTGGAAGCTGCCAAGTTTGGGCTGCAGATCACCGATATGGGCAGTGCGGCCACAATCGGGGGAGCTTTGGGGCGTACCGTATCACCAATTACTCCGGGCATAATCATCTGCTCCAGGTTCGCCGGAGGGGTAAGCCCATTTGAGATAATAAAACGCAATGGTTTGGGGGTGCTTTTAGCCGCCATAGCAAGTTTGTTTTTAATGCTCTACAAATAA
- the citD gene encoding citrate lyase acyl carrier protein — MEKITKTGQAGTIESNDIMITLVPVSERQETFIEIVSPVSKQFGGRIRQVIEEVLVENNITNVRVQANDKGALDCTIRARVRTAIQRALA, encoded by the coding sequence ATGGAGAAGATTACAAAGACAGGGCAGGCTGGGACGATTGAATCCAATGATATTATGATTACTCTTGTTCCGGTAAGTGAAAGACAAGAGACGTTCATTGAAATCGTCAGTCCCGTTAGCAAACAGTTCGGTGGGAGAATCAGGCAAGTCATTGAAGAGGTGCTGGTTGAAAATAACATTACAAACGTAAGGGTACAGGCTAACGACAAAGGCGCCTTGGACTGTACCATCCGGGCTCGCGTACGAACCGCCATTCAGCGGGCATTGGCCTAG
- a CDS encoding LysR family transcriptional regulator has translation MDEKDWHMLKVIAEEKNVTRAAAHLYISQPALSYRLKNLEKELGTDLIVRNSSGIILTSEGEYLLSFAKKMLPELRKVKDHIQNMKGTVQGVLRLASSSVFAYYELPAILKGFQQLYPEVEFLLKTGRNDTVNQLLQKGEVPLAFIRGDYLWMEEKHLICEEPICLISSSSLNIRDLPNHSQITVSTAGIHNMVEEWWRQTFVVPPRIGMDVDNMNTCRQMVLHGLGWGIIPAIGLKGYDSIFRKELHWKSGEPLSRKTWLMCRTSSMELSAVRSFVEYIKSLDQFSSNREC, from the coding sequence ATGGACGAAAAAGATTGGCATATGCTGAAAGTAATAGCCGAGGAAAAGAATGTCACCCGGGCTGCCGCACATTTATATATATCGCAGCCGGCACTTTCCTACCGGCTGAAAAACTTAGAAAAAGAATTGGGAACCGACCTGATAGTTAGAAATTCAAGTGGCATCATTCTCACGTCCGAAGGTGAATATCTGCTATCCTTTGCGAAAAAAATGCTGCCGGAATTGAGAAAAGTGAAAGACCATATCCAAAATATGAAAGGAACAGTCCAGGGAGTTCTGCGGCTTGCCTCATCTTCGGTTTTCGCCTATTATGAACTACCTGCAATATTGAAAGGCTTTCAGCAACTCTATCCGGAAGTGGAATTTCTCCTGAAAACCGGTCGAAATGATACCGTTAACCAACTACTGCAAAAAGGCGAAGTTCCTCTTGCCTTCATCCGCGGGGACTACCTTTGGATGGAAGAAAAGCATCTGATTTGTGAAGAGCCAATCTGCCTTATCTCCTCTAGTTCACTAAACATTAGAGATTTACCTAATCATTCGCAAATCACTGTTTCTACTGCAGGAATACATAACATGGTTGAAGAATGGTGGCGACAGACTTTTGTCGTCCCCCCCCGTATTGGTATGGATGTAGACAACATGAATACTTGCCGGCAAATGGTACTGCACGGTCTGGGCTGGGGGATCATTCCCGCTATAGGCCTTAAAGGTTACGACTCAATTTTTCGAAAAGAATTACACTGGAAAAGCGGCGAACCACTTTCAAGAAAGACATGGTTAATGTGCCGGACTTCTTCCATGGAATTATCCGCAGTACGCTCCTTTGTAGAATACATAAAATCGCTCGATCAATTTTCTTCTAATAGGGAGTGTTAA
- a CDS encoding Xaa-Pro peptidase family protein, with amino-acid sequence MANVNLPRLKEKMSAANMDAVVVVKPEFFYYTTGFQYHMGGMQSTPGSGRQLAGVAIIPRDENKEPAIIVSNWEQVPARENSWIKDVRVFPIWTEIFDLQDLLDNKLQRVEKHFQFDIKKNAETACQILKEKGLATGTIGIEFDYACQNVMSYFREALPQATFVDSSRMLYDVAAVKTQNEIDIIRKATKMTQKASLMVAQEELLGLTVGEVRMKYQMAVLKLASADPSAGYQDNKCTMSIGGDCAPKAQSAPYRAAKGDIIFFDPGINLKGYMADIGRSMVIGEPNELQTRVYSTLAKGVKAMMDAIKPGVKCSELFHIGQETIRNAGTGLHAYTRGHLGHAVGVSKNERAPFIAAFDHTVLEPNMVFSVEAPLYINGLGGFNVEDTIVVTEDGYENFCDWPMELIKVRC; translated from the coding sequence ATGGCTAACGTTAATTTACCGAGACTGAAGGAAAAGATGAGTGCAGCCAACATGGATGCGGTCGTAGTAGTGAAACCTGAATTTTTCTACTATACCACCGGTTTTCAGTATCATATGGGTGGAATGCAGTCAACTCCCGGATCGGGTCGGCAATTGGCAGGTGTTGCCATAATACCCCGTGATGAAAACAAGGAACCGGCTATTATTGTGAGCAATTGGGAACAGGTTCCGGCTAGAGAAAATTCATGGATAAAGGATGTTCGGGTTTTCCCAATTTGGACAGAAATATTTGATCTGCAGGACCTGCTTGACAATAAGCTTCAACGAGTAGAAAAACATTTCCAATTTGATATTAAGAAAAATGCCGAAACTGCCTGTCAAATTCTGAAAGAAAAAGGCTTGGCGACAGGGACAATCGGGATTGAATTTGATTATGCTTGCCAAAACGTAATGTCCTATTTTCGGGAGGCACTTCCTCAGGCAACTTTTGTGGATAGCAGCAGAATGTTATATGATGTTGCGGCGGTAAAAACTCAAAACGAAATTGATATCATTAGAAAAGCAACAAAAATGACGCAAAAGGCTTCTTTGATGGTAGCGCAGGAAGAACTGCTGGGGTTGACTGTTGGGGAAGTGAGAATGAAATATCAAATGGCGGTGTTAAAGCTTGCGAGTGCAGATCCCAGCGCTGGTTATCAGGATAACAAATGTACCATGTCCATTGGCGGAGATTGCGCTCCGAAAGCTCAGTCAGCTCCCTATCGTGCAGCAAAAGGTGATATTATTTTTTTTGATCCCGGCATTAATTTAAAGGGGTATATGGCAGATATCGGCCGCAGCATGGTTATCGGTGAACCGAATGAACTGCAGACCCGAGTTTACTCAACCCTGGCAAAAGGCGTGAAAGCGATGATGGATGCTATCAAACCGGGGGTGAAATGTTCGGAACTTTTTCATATCGGACAGGAAACCATTCGTAATGCCGGTACCGGACTGCATGCGTACACTCGCGGACATCTTGGACATGCTGTGGGAGTATCCAAGAATGAACGTGCTCCATTTATTGCTGCTTTTGATCATACAGTCCTTGAACCAAATATGGTATTTTCGGTGGAAGCCCCGTTGTATATAAATGGGCTGGGTGGCTTTAATGTTGAAGATACTATTGTTGTAACGGAAGATGGTTATGAAAACTTTTGCGATTGGCCAATGGAGTTGATAAAAGTTCGCTGCTAG